GTCGACGCCTCGGGGGCGTCCGAGCAGCCCGAGACGTCTGCGGCCGGTGCCAACGCGGTCAGTGCGAACGCGGCCGGCGCGGCGTCGGCTGGTGCGGCGCCGGTCGGTGCGGCCGGCAAGACGGCCGAAGCCAAGACGGAACCCGAGTTCAAGCCGGAGAAGGCCGAAAGAGCGGCGCCGGAGAACGAAGGGCACCAAGTGGCCGCGCCGCCGCCGTGGCAGCGCGTCACGAGCGACGCGCAGTACGCGCAAGCGCAGCAGGTCGGTCCGGCCGACCTGATGGCGGCCCCCGACCAGCCGACGGCCGAGGCGCACCAGCCCCCGTACCCGTCGAGCGACCCGGACACGGTGGCGGTGGCCCGACCTGTGGTGACGGGGACGGCCGCGCCGGGTGGCCACGGTCTGCCGGGCGGCGCCCGGACGCAGGTGAACCTGGGTGCGGCGAACGGTCGTCCGGCCGCCGCGCCGTCGGCCCGCCGTCCGGGGCGTGGACCGCGTCGGGCGAGCCTCCAGGTCAAGCGGATCGACCCGTGGTCGGTGTTGAAGCTCGCGCTGGTGCTGAGCGTGGCGCTGTTCTTCGTGTGGCTCGTGGCGGTCGGCGTGCTGTACGGCGTGCTGAACGGCATGGGCGTGTGGGACAAGATCAACAACACCGCGAACGACCTGCTCCAGGGCAACGACGCGGGCGGTGACCCGCTGATCAGCGCGGGACGGGTGTTCGGCGTGGCGGCGATCATCGGCGCGGTGAACATCGTGTTGTTCACCGCCCTGTCGACGGTC
This is a stretch of genomic DNA from Saccharothrix ecbatanensis. It encodes these proteins:
- a CDS encoding DUF3566 domain-containing protein; this translates as MTPPEKPEDKTAVITRPGAEPTPAAGATPPGAEKPAVDASGASEQPETSAAGANAVSANAAGAASAGAAPVGAAGKTAEAKTEPEFKPEKAERAAPENEGHQVAAPPPWQRVTSDAQYAQAQQVGPADLMAAPDQPTAEAHQPPYPSSDPDTVAVARPVVTGTAAPGGHGLPGGARTQVNLGAANGRPAAAPSARRPGRGPRRASLQVKRIDPWSVLKLALVLSVALFFVWLVAVGVLYGVLNGMGVWDKINNTANDLLQGNDAGGDPLISAGRVFGVAAIIGAVNIVLFTALSTVGAFVYNVSADLAGGLEVTLSERE